Proteins encoded within one genomic window of Parolsenella massiliensis:
- a CDS encoding anti-sigma factor antagonist (This anti-anti-sigma factor, or anti-sigma factor antagonist, belongs to a family that includes characterized members SpoIIAA, RsbV, RsfA, and RsfB.) — protein sequence MNHSEDILVIPVEGDLDVSCVGRLRALIDERVAGGCRRVILNMAQASYVDSLGMSLIFAESRQLRERGGLLSLVNVCDNVYRSLVICRLVDFIPVTGGGPKPPIPALDPSVRPLWHGTMHVDPTKLSEARRRMEELLGRTDLTADEVFDLTLAGGEALGNAIDHTCAEGVLLSVWVYPDRVVVEVTDCGEGFEPAGEVYASEAADAGTTLERGRGIKLMRMLADSVEIGPKTSGEGTVVRLVKLITPMSRQKGGELGSLAC from the coding sequence ATGAATCACTCGGAGGACATACTCGTCATTCCCGTCGAGGGCGACCTGGACGTCTCGTGCGTGGGGCGCCTTCGCGCCCTCATCGACGAGCGTGTGGCAGGCGGCTGCCGCCGTGTCATCCTCAACATGGCGCAGGCGTCCTACGTGGACAGCCTGGGCATGAGCCTCATCTTTGCCGAGTCGCGCCAGCTGCGCGAGAGGGGCGGGCTGCTGTCGCTCGTGAACGTTTGCGACAACGTGTACCGCTCGCTCGTGATTTGCCGCCTCGTGGACTTCATCCCCGTGACGGGCGGTGGCCCCAAGCCGCCGATTCCGGCGCTCGACCCCTCCGTGCGCCCGCTGTGGCACGGGACTATGCACGTGGACCCAACCAAGCTCTCCGAGGCGCGCCGCCGCATGGAGGAGCTTCTCGGGCGCACGGACCTCACGGCCGACGAGGTATTCGACCTCACGCTTGCCGGGGGAGAGGCGCTTGGCAACGCCATCGACCACACGTGCGCCGAGGGCGTGCTTCTGAGCGTGTGGGTGTACCCCGACCGCGTGGTCGTTGAGGTCACGGACTGCGGCGAGGGGTTCGAGCCGGCCGGCGAGGTCTATGCGAGCGAGGCCGCGGACGCGGGCACAACGCTCGAGCGCGGCCGTGGGATCAAGCTCATGCGCATGCTCGCGGACTCCGTGGAGATCGGGCCCAAGACGAGCGGGGAGGGCACGGTCGTGAGGCTCGTGAAGCTCATCACGCCGATGTCTCGGCAAAAGGGCGGCGAGCTGGGCTCTTTGGCCTGCTAG
- a CDS encoding SpoIIE family protein phosphatase: MDSTSQGQQASSQLARVDRAGRGALPGVLAALMALTSDAVLTLDGDARILTANAQAEALTGLSLDELAGTNVRDILFNPNHPADAETHVPLLPTDGSLTELSCRLATGGAATVAARCDRVSAPGETYLLVMRPTDTLLAAEREHDRLIDELSLANRRLSGTLRIVLDTIDAEDVESLFGGVLEQMTDTLDAYGAILFVAESNGYRLGASTASLDGRRLPQYMAYGEGLETIVTRAGHALRLRLLPPSEQSLRAGALATRELLDEESGERHGVPARQVPPFTSLICVPVWFGGHVIAIIEVGWAEARPTRRDDARLLDSVSQYLSIEFAAAISTMRTERAQRLDRVAMRLHDLLEDGPNVDEHDLEQVKETLSAELGVELAPVSADALDGSCVACLPSVGNVELPCALEELTRGYADAGVAVAPIRKGSALDTWLTRAGRPSTGAIVDLGEIGGRRRAFLVLRAAGEEPVDVEGLDFLRRVCVDVRQAVEEGERRVHDTRIAQALQSGMKNELQHVEGITAHGLYSSATEAALVGGDFYDLIRLPNRRACVILGDVSGKGVEAASVSAAVRTALGAYAWEGQPPARMVRLLNDFLLGFSRLETFATLFVGVIDLAHATLTYCSAGHPPAIFLRRDPHEMFTLDEQSGVVGAFRGMSYHDGRVRLREGDRLLLYTDGVTEARNPSGAFFGEQGLRDAVMEEAAGDYEHMLDRLLARLDAFTERSLDDDAAMVTLRFDELGGE; the protein is encoded by the coding sequence ATGGATTCCACCTCCCAGGGCCAGCAGGCCTCATCCCAGCTTGCCCGCGTCGATCGCGCGGGCAGGGGGGCGCTTCCCGGCGTGCTCGCCGCGCTCATGGCACTCACGTCGGACGCCGTGCTCACGCTCGACGGAGACGCGCGGATCCTCACCGCCAATGCCCAGGCCGAGGCCCTCACCGGGCTCTCCCTCGACGAGCTCGCTGGCACGAACGTGAGGGACATCCTCTTCAACCCCAACCACCCGGCAGACGCCGAGACCCACGTCCCGCTGCTGCCCACGGACGGCTCGCTCACCGAGCTCTCGTGCCGCCTCGCCACGGGCGGCGCCGCGACCGTGGCCGCGCGCTGTGACCGCGTGAGCGCGCCGGGTGAGACCTACCTGCTCGTGATGCGCCCCACAGACACGCTGCTGGCCGCGGAACGCGAGCACGACCGCCTCATCGACGAGCTGTCGCTGGCCAACCGGCGCCTGTCGGGGACGCTGCGCATCGTGCTCGACACCATCGACGCCGAGGACGTGGAGTCGCTGTTCGGCGGCGTCCTGGAGCAGATGACCGACACGCTCGACGCCTACGGGGCGATCCTGTTCGTCGCCGAGTCGAACGGGTACCGCCTCGGCGCCTCCACCGCCTCGCTCGACGGGCGACGCCTGCCGCAGTACATGGCCTACGGGGAGGGCCTCGAGACGATCGTGACGCGCGCGGGCCACGCGCTTCGCCTGCGCCTGCTGCCGCCCTCCGAGCAGAGCCTGCGCGCCGGGGCCCTCGCCACACGCGAGCTGCTCGACGAGGAGTCCGGCGAGCGCCATGGCGTGCCTGCCCGCCAGGTGCCCCCGTTCACGAGCCTCATCTGCGTGCCCGTCTGGTTTGGCGGGCACGTCATCGCCATCATCGAGGTGGGCTGGGCCGAGGCGCGCCCCACGCGCCGTGACGACGCCCGCCTGCTCGACTCGGTGTCCCAGTACCTCTCAATCGAGTTCGCAGCGGCCATCTCCACGATGCGCACGGAGCGCGCCCAGCGCCTCGACCGCGTGGCGATGCGCCTGCACGACCTTCTCGAGGACGGGCCGAACGTGGACGAGCATGACCTCGAGCAGGTCAAGGAGACGCTCTCCGCCGAGCTGGGCGTCGAGTTGGCTCCGGTGAGCGCGGACGCTCTGGACGGGTCCTGCGTTGCCTGCCTGCCCAGCGTGGGCAACGTGGAGCTTCCCTGCGCCCTCGAGGAGCTCACACGCGGCTACGCGGACGCCGGCGTCGCGGTGGCCCCCATACGCAAGGGCTCGGCGCTCGACACGTGGCTCACGCGTGCGGGTCGGCCCTCCACGGGCGCCATCGTCGACCTGGGCGAGATTGGTGGCCGTCGCCGCGCGTTTCTCGTGCTGCGCGCGGCGGGCGAGGAACCGGTGGACGTCGAGGGGCTCGACTTTCTCCGACGCGTCTGCGTGGACGTGCGCCAGGCGGTCGAGGAGGGCGAGCGCCGCGTGCACGACACGCGCATAGCCCAGGCGCTCCAGAGCGGCATGAAGAACGAGCTGCAGCACGTCGAGGGCATCACGGCCCATGGCCTGTACTCCTCGGCCACGGAGGCAGCCCTCGTGGGCGGCGACTTCTACGACCTCATCCGCCTGCCCAACCGCCGCGCGTGCGTCATTCTCGGCGACGTGAGCGGCAAGGGCGTCGAGGCGGCGAGCGTGTCTGCGGCCGTGAGGACGGCCCTGGGCGCCTATGCGTGGGAGGGTCAGCCGCCCGCGCGCATGGTGCGGCTGCTCAACGACTTTCTGCTTGGCTTCTCTAGGCTCGAGACGTTCGCGACGCTGTTTGTGGGCGTCATCGACCTGGCCCACGCCACGCTCACGTACTGCTCGGCGGGTCACCCGCCTGCGATCTTTCTGCGTCGCGACCCGCACGAGATGTTCACGCTCGACGAGCAGTCGGGCGTCGTGGGGGCGTTCCGGGGAATGTCGTACCACGACGGCCGCGTGCGCCTGCGCGAGGGCGACCGGCTGCTGCTCTACACGGACGGCGTAACTGAGGCGAGAAACCCCTCGGGCGCCTTCTTTGGCGAGCAGGGCCTGAGGGACGCGGTGATGGAGGAGGCCGCCGGCGACTACGAGCACATGCTCGACAGACTTCTCGCACGGCTCGACGCGTTCACCGAGCGCAGCCTCGACGACGACGCCGCCATGGTGACGCTTCGCTTCGACGAGCTGGGTGGCGAGTAG
- a CDS encoding ABC transporter ATP-binding protein, with translation MTEPLLHVEHLCKEFPVDSSVFSKEKKSVKAVDDISFDIYPGETFGLVGESGCGKSTTGRCIMRLTHPTSGKVVFDGQDMSGMNKKQLKAVRHDMQFIFQDPYASLNPRMTIGEIVSEPLVIHGEMPNKEQRMNYVRELLDIVGLNPEHINRYPHEFSGGQRQRVGIARAFALKPKLIICDEPVSALDVSIQAQVLNLLKDLQKQYGTAYLFIAHDLSVVQHISDRVAVMYLGNMMEVSDWKTLYAEPHHPYTQSLLSAVPIPDPDVQHSRKRIILKGDPPSPINPPSGCRFHTRCPIAQAICSQERPELREVAPGHLCACHFAADHPIKGSSIEL, from the coding sequence ATGACCGAGCCCCTGCTTCACGTGGAGCACCTGTGCAAGGAGTTCCCCGTCGACTCGAGCGTCTTCTCCAAGGAGAAGAAGAGCGTCAAGGCCGTCGACGACATCAGCTTCGACATCTATCCCGGCGAGACGTTTGGCCTCGTGGGCGAGTCTGGCTGCGGCAAGTCCACGACGGGCCGCTGCATCATGCGCCTCACCCACCCCACGTCCGGCAAGGTCGTCTTTGACGGCCAGGACATGTCCGGGATGAACAAGAAGCAGCTCAAGGCCGTTCGCCATGACATGCAGTTCATCTTCCAGGACCCCTACGCGAGCCTGAACCCCCGCATGACCATCGGCGAGATCGTCTCCGAGCCGCTCGTGATCCATGGCGAGATGCCCAACAAGGAGCAGCGCATGAACTACGTGCGTGAGCTCCTCGACATCGTGGGCCTCAACCCCGAGCACATCAACCGCTATCCGCACGAGTTCTCCGGCGGCCAGCGCCAGCGCGTGGGCATCGCCCGCGCCTTCGCGCTCAAGCCCAAGCTGATCATCTGCGACGAGCCGGTCTCGGCGCTTGACGTGTCCATTCAGGCCCAGGTGCTCAACCTGCTGAAGGACCTCCAGAAGCAGTACGGAACCGCGTACCTGTTCATCGCGCACGACCTGTCCGTGGTGCAGCACATCTCCGACCGCGTGGCCGTGATGTACCTTGGCAACATGATGGAGGTCTCCGACTGGAAGACCCTCTACGCCGAGCCGCACCACCCCTACACCCAGTCGCTGCTCTCGGCCGTGCCCATCCCGGACCCGGACGTGCAGCACTCGCGCAAGCGCATCATCCTCAAGGGCGATCCGCCCTCACCGATCAACCCGCCGAGTGGCTGCCGCTTCCACACGCGCTGCCCCATCGCCCAGGCGATCTGCTCGCAGGAGCGTCCGGAGCTCCGCGAGGTTGCGCCCGGTCACCTCTGCGCGTGCCACTTCGCGGCCGATCACCCCATCAAGGGTTCCTCGATCGAGCTGTAG
- a CDS encoding ABC transporter ATP-binding protein yields the protein MAFGKKKAAEPELDLKNQPVPEGSHLLEVDDLKMYFHTGDGVVKAVDGVTYTLDRGETLGVVGESGSGKSVTAMTIMGLIEMPPGKIEGGDVRYRGKSLLKMSEREMQQIRGNDIAMVFQDPMTSLNPVYTIGRQLGEGLRLHRGYTKEQATQRAIELLDMVGIPNPEQRVKDYPHQFSGGMRQRVMIAMALACDPDILIADEPTTALDVTIQAQIIELMKEMQEKNGNAIVMITHDLGVVADVADKIMVMYAGRPVEFGTADEIFYNPIHPYTWGLVRSIPEQVIDEKKPLTPIKGNPPSLVNLPKGCSFAPRCPYATDKCRNERPETYTTETGHYARCHYSMDPEFVRKNAPETSRSRAASDATKGGEA from the coding sequence ATGGCATTCGGTAAGAAGAAGGCTGCCGAGCCCGAGCTCGACCTCAAGAACCAGCCGGTTCCCGAGGGCAGCCACCTGCTCGAGGTCGACGACCTCAAGATGTACTTCCACACGGGCGACGGCGTGGTTAAGGCCGTCGACGGCGTGACCTACACGCTCGATCGCGGCGAGACGCTCGGCGTCGTTGGCGAGTCGGGCTCCGGCAAGTCCGTGACGGCCATGACGATCATGGGCCTCATCGAGATGCCCCCGGGCAAGATCGAGGGCGGCGACGTCCGCTACCGCGGCAAGTCGCTGCTCAAGATGAGCGAGCGCGAGATGCAGCAGATCCGCGGCAACGACATCGCCATGGTCTTCCAGGACCCCATGACGTCGCTGAACCCGGTCTACACCATCGGCCGCCAGCTCGGCGAGGGCCTGCGTCTGCACCGCGGCTACACCAAGGAGCAGGCCACCCAGCGCGCCATCGAGCTGCTCGACATGGTGGGCATCCCCAACCCCGAGCAGCGCGTCAAGGACTACCCGCACCAGTTCTCCGGCGGCATGCGTCAGCGCGTCATGATCGCCATGGCCCTTGCCTGCGACCCCGACATCCTCATCGCCGACGAGCCCACCACGGCCCTCGACGTGACCATTCAGGCGCAGATCATCGAGCTCATGAAGGAGATGCAGGAGAAGAACGGCAACGCGATCGTCATGATCACGCACGACCTGGGCGTCGTGGCCGACGTGGCTGACAAGATCATGGTCATGTACGCCGGCCGCCCCGTCGAGTTCGGCACCGCCGACGAGATCTTCTACAACCCCATTCATCCCTACACCTGGGGCCTCGTGCGCTCGATTCCCGAGCAGGTCATCGACGAGAAGAAGCCGCTCACGCCCATCAAGGGCAACCCGCCCTCACTCGTGAACCTGCCGAAGGGCTGCTCGTTCGCCCCGCGCTGCCCGTATGCCACGGACAAGTGCAGAAACGAGCGTCCCGAAACCTACACGACCGAGACCGGGCACTACGCGCGCTGCCACTACTCCATGGACCCCGAGTTCGTTCGCAAGAACGCGCCCGAGACCTCGCGCTCGCGCGCCGCGTCCGATGCCACGAAGGGAGGGGAGGCGTAA
- a CDS encoding ABC transporter permease, with amino-acid sequence MTENNKPETLANEQEQSGAFSDALKASREKAEAEQSAAPTRTLWSDAWKRLKKNKLAVIGAIWIIFVVVVALTADLWAPQLLGSPTDIDTTTVAQSSKLPPSLEHPFGTDATGRDQLVRVIYGARVSLAVGVIATIISTAIGLVMGALAAFYGGWFDTIIMRLADMFLAIPYTLFVITMLAVIGQGIQNVFIAIGVLGWPSIARVFRSAILSVKENDYVDAARAMGASDLRIIARHIFPNSVASIVVYATMNIGGAILTESALSYLGMGVTPPTPSWGIMIQDGQTFLQTQPWLMIMPGLAILTTVLAFTLLGDGLRDALDVKMKDA; translated from the coding sequence ATGACTGAGAACAACAAGCCCGAGACCCTTGCCAACGAGCAGGAGCAGTCCGGCGCCTTCTCCGACGCCCTCAAGGCATCCCGCGAGAAGGCCGAGGCCGAGCAGAGCGCCGCTCCCACGCGCACGCTTTGGAGCGACGCCTGGAAGCGCCTCAAGAAGAACAAGCTCGCCGTCATCGGCGCCATCTGGATCATCTTCGTGGTGGTCGTTGCCCTCACGGCAGACCTGTGGGCCCCGCAGCTTCTGGGCTCGCCCACCGACATCGACACCACGACCGTGGCGCAGAGCTCCAAGCTCCCGCCCTCGCTCGAGCACCCGTTCGGCACCGACGCCACGGGACGAGACCAGCTCGTCCGCGTCATCTACGGCGCGCGCGTGTCGCTTGCGGTCGGCGTCATCGCCACGATCATCTCCACGGCCATCGGCCTGGTGATGGGAGCGCTCGCCGCGTTCTACGGCGGGTGGTTCGACACGATCATCATGCGTCTGGCCGACATGTTCCTGGCGATTCCCTACACGCTGTTCGTCATCACGATGCTCGCCGTCATTGGCCAGGGCATCCAGAACGTGTTCATCGCCATCGGCGTGCTTGGCTGGCCCTCCATCGCCCGCGTGTTCCGCTCGGCGATCCTGTCGGTCAAGGAGAACGACTACGTGGACGCGGCCCGCGCCATGGGCGCCTCTGACCTGCGCATCATCGCCCGCCACATCTTCCCCAACTCCGTTGCCTCCATCGTGGTCTACGCCACGATGAACATCGGTGGCGCCATCCTCACCGAGAGTGCGCTGTCCTACCTGGGCATGGGCGTCACGCCGCCCACCCCCTCCTGGGGCATCATGATTCAGGACGGCCAGACCTTCCTGCAGACGCAGCCGTGGCTCATGATCATGCCCGGCCTTGCAATCCTCACGACGGTGCTCGCCTTCACCCTGCTTGGTGACGGCCTGCGCGACGCGCTCGACGTCAAGATGAAGGACGCGTGA
- a CDS encoding ABC transporter permease, with translation MGKYILKRVLQFIPVFIGVTMILFAMKAIVPGDPVKIITGGKQVTPETELQIRISNGLIETDENNKPIYDENGDTIPTPLWKQYLTYMNDLLHGDLGTSYTRNMKVADILADKYPNTVKLAIVAIIIEAIVGIGAGMVSAIKRYSFWDVLVTLVTSILVAMPAFWLGMLLQLFFGVFLKNATDGAFYLPISGAGGSNSEFESWVHYILPAVTLAAVSTAYTARIMRSQLLEVLNQDYIRTAKAKGLSRSAIIWHHALKNALIPVVTYIGIDFGGMLAGAILTETVFNWPGVGYEIYRAVTQRDWPIVLGGVTVIVVVVMVINLLVDISYAFLDPRIRFGAPKDEG, from the coding sequence ATGGGAAAGTACATACTCAAGCGCGTCCTGCAGTTCATCCCCGTCTTTATCGGCGTGACGATGATTCTGTTCGCCATGAAGGCCATCGTGCCTGGCGACCCGGTGAAGATCATCACCGGCGGCAAGCAGGTAACGCCTGAGACCGAGTTGCAGATTCGCATCTCCAACGGGCTCATCGAGACGGATGAGAACAACAAGCCGATCTATGACGAGAACGGCGACACCATCCCGACGCCCCTGTGGAAGCAGTACCTCACTTACATGAACGACCTGCTCCACGGAGATCTCGGCACCTCGTACACGCGCAACATGAAGGTTGCGGACATTCTCGCCGACAAGTACCCCAACACGGTGAAGCTGGCCATCGTCGCCATCATCATCGAGGCGATCGTCGGCATAGGCGCAGGCATGGTATCGGCCATCAAGCGCTACTCGTTCTGGGACGTGCTCGTGACGCTCGTCACGTCCATCCTCGTGGCCATGCCCGCCTTCTGGCTCGGCATGCTGCTGCAGCTGTTCTTTGGCGTCTTCCTCAAGAACGCCACTGACGGCGCGTTCTACCTGCCCATCTCGGGCGCGGGCGGCTCCAACTCCGAGTTCGAGAGCTGGGTCCACTACATCCTGCCCGCCGTCACCCTGGCCGCCGTCTCCACGGCCTACACGGCGCGCATCATGCGCTCGCAGCTGCTCGAGGTGCTCAACCAAGACTACATCCGCACGGCCAAGGCCAAGGGCCTTTCCCGTAGCGCCATCATCTGGCACCACGCGCTCAAGAACGCCCTCATCCCCGTCGTCACCTACATTGGCATCGACTTCGGCGGCATGCTCGCCGGTGCCATCCTCACCGAGACGGTCTTCAACTGGCCGGGCGTCGGCTATGAGATCTACCGCGCCGTGACCCAGCGTGACTGGCCCATCGTCCTGGGCGGCGTCACGGTGATCGTCGTCGTCGTCATGGTGATCAACCTGCTCGTCGACATCAGCTACGCCTTCCTTGACCCACGCATCCGCTTCGGTGCGCCCAAGGACGAGGGCTAG
- a CDS encoding ABC transporter substrate-binding protein, whose protein sequence is MTQPTMNRRTFVKGGLAAGAMAALAACGKKGGDTTTAASGSAAEGGTLSYYINNPSAIDPYDLEEDQGMMVGYQLFDALTTYDFKTNELKGLAAESWDVNDAADEFTFHLVKGAKFHDGTTVTSKSFKQGWERIVNPATSTEHASAIGYHLAMVDGYSELSAGDATELKGVTCPDDNTLVVKLTQAYADFPYVCMHPALSPVPDCALEDFDTYFFAPVGNGPFKMDGKWEDGQQINLVRFDDYSYGDKAKLDGIHFNIQKDVQTAYTEFQAGNLDVAQVPTTQLKDAISQYGESEDGYTATTGKEVLTGAELSTYYIMLNVTDPVLQDKDLRHALSLAINRQAICDTVFEGTREPAGGIVPPGIDGYVENEWEDSHYDVDAAKKILDEKYPADANGKRNISISLTYNLDGDHKSVMEMVMADWNALGIDTSSQTAEWASILSNTYPNADFQAGRLGWIADYPIMDNFLYPLFVTEGDNNYGKYSNDAVDKGLLDARSTASDDERVAKYQEVDKLIAADMPVIPLFYYKHQMVCSQRVKSLYMDPQKLCDMSAVELSA, encoded by the coding sequence ATGACCCAGCCCACGATGAACCGTCGCACGTTCGTGAAGGGTGGCCTGGCTGCCGGCGCCATGGCCGCGCTCGCCGCCTGTGGCAAGAAGGGTGGGGACACCACCACCGCCGCTTCCGGCTCCGCCGCCGAGGGTGGCACCCTGAGCTACTACATCAACAACCCCTCCGCCATCGACCCCTATGACCTCGAGGAGGACCAGGGCATGATGGTGGGCTACCAGCTCTTCGATGCCCTCACCACCTACGACTTCAAGACCAACGAGCTCAAGGGTCTCGCCGCCGAGTCCTGGGACGTCAACGACGCCGCCGACGAGTTCACCTTCCACCTCGTGAAGGGCGCCAAGTTCCACGACGGCACCACCGTCACCTCCAAGTCCTTCAAGCAGGGCTGGGAGCGCATCGTCAACCCCGCCACCTCCACCGAGCACGCCTCCGCGATTGGCTACCACCTCGCCATGGTCGACGGCTACTCCGAGCTCTCCGCTGGCGACGCCACCGAGCTCAAGGGTGTCACCTGCCCCGACGACAACACCCTCGTCGTGAAGCTCACCCAGGCCTACGCCGACTTCCCCTACGTCTGCATGCACCCGGCCCTCTCGCCCGTGCCTGACTGCGCGCTCGAGGACTTCGACACCTACTTCTTCGCCCCCGTGGGCAACGGCCCGTTCAAGATGGACGGCAAGTGGGAGGACGGCCAGCAGATCAACCTGGTCCGCTTCGACGACTACTCCTACGGCGACAAGGCCAAGCTCGACGGCATCCACTTCAACATCCAGAAGGACGTCCAGACGGCCTACACCGAGTTCCAGGCCGGCAACCTCGACGTCGCCCAGGTGCCCACCACCCAGCTCAAGGACGCCATCTCCCAGTACGGCGAGTCCGAGGACGGCTACACGGCCACCACGGGCAAGGAGGTCCTGACGGGCGCCGAGCTCTCCACCTACTACATCATGCTCAACGTCACCGACCCGGTGCTCCAGGACAAGGACCTGCGCCACGCCCTGTCCCTGGCCATCAACCGCCAGGCCATCTGCGACACCGTCTTCGAGGGCACCCGTGAGCCCGCCGGTGGCATCGTCCCGCCGGGAATCGACGGCTACGTCGAGAACGAGTGGGAGGACTCCCACTATGACGTCGACGCCGCCAAGAAGATCCTGGACGAGAAGTACCCGGCCGACGCCAACGGCAAGCGCAACATCTCCATCTCGCTGACCTACAACCTCGACGGCGACCACAAGTCCGTCATGGAGATGGTCATGGCCGACTGGAACGCCCTGGGCATCGACACCTCCTCGCAGACCGCCGAGTGGGCCTCGATTCTCTCCAACACCTACCCCAACGCCGACTTCCAGGCCGGCCGCCTTGGCTGGATCGCCGACTACCCGATCATGGACAACTTCCTGTACCCGCTGTTCGTGACCGAAGGCGACAACAACTACGGCAAGTACAGCAACGACGCCGTGGACAAGGGCCTGCTCGACGCCCGCTCCACCGCCTCCGATGACGAGCGCGTCGCCAAGTACCAGGAGGTCGACAAGCTCATCGCTGCCGACATGCCGGTCATCCCGCTGTTCTACTACAAGCACCAGATGGTCTGCTCGCAGCGCGTTAAGTCCCTCTACATGGACCCGCAGAAGCTCTGCGACATGAGCGCCGTTGAGCTCAGCGCCTAG
- the secG gene encoding preprotein translocase subunit SecG, producing MGPMNTILLVAWAISAVALVVLVLMHSGKGTGVSDMIASSMYNANAGSGVWEKNLDRLTVIAAVVFMATIVIFMLTYPLGTVASLG from the coding sequence GTGGGTCCCATGAATACGATTCTGCTGGTGGCTTGGGCCATCTCCGCCGTTGCTCTCGTCGTCCTTGTGCTCATGCACTCCGGCAAGGGCACCGGCGTCTCCGACATGATCGCATCCTCCATGTACAACGCCAACGCCGGCAGCGGCGTGTGGGAGAAGAACCTCGACCGCCTCACCGTCATCGCGGCTGTCGTCTTCATGGCCACGATCGTGATCTTCATGCTGACCTACCCGCTGGGCACGGTTGCCTCGCTCGGCTAG
- a CDS encoding transposase, whose amino-acid sequence MPRGPRKQSEQGYYHVMLRGAGRQILFEEDRDRHEFLGHLADAMPVFCIELIAWCLMDNHAHLLVCDPKNQLASFMHAVSTRYALYYNAKSGHVGPVFQGRFKSKPIDTDEYLLQAVRYIHDNPLELGFTREAYRWSSYREYANEPRIVETEPVLALIGGKSSFASFSSCGREDSYTPYEPGRLPETEAMRAIRRVLSERGLAPSEIKALHPIERNQMLVRLHDLGLSVRQIERLTGVGRYTISRIANAHRLVETG is encoded by the coding sequence ATGCCAAGGGGACCAAGGAAGCAATCGGAGCAAGGGTATTACCATGTCATGCTTCGTGGCGCGGGCAGGCAAATCTTGTTTGAGGAGGACAGGGACAGGCACGAGTTTCTCGGCCACTTGGCCGATGCCATGCCGGTCTTTTGCATCGAACTCATAGCGTGGTGCCTTATGGACAACCACGCTCATCTACTGGTGTGCGATCCCAAGAATCAGCTCGCTTCGTTCATGCACGCAGTGTCAACGCGCTATGCTCTGTATTACAACGCGAAGTCTGGTCATGTTGGACCCGTGTTCCAGGGACGATTCAAGAGCAAGCCCATCGATACGGACGAGTACCTTCTCCAGGCCGTTCGTTATATACACGACAACCCTCTTGAACTGGGCTTTACGCGTGAAGCATACCGTTGGAGCAGCTACCGGGAGTATGCTAACGAGCCTCGAATCGTTGAAACCGAGCCTGTTCTCGCGCTCATAGGTGGCAAATCCTCATTTGCCTCATTCAGTTCATGTGGTCGAGAAGATTCCTATACCCCCTACGAGCCTGGAAGGCTGCCCGAGACCGAGGCCATGAGGGCGATTCGCCGCGTGCTTTCGGAGCGGGGGCTGGCTCCAAGTGAAATCAAGGCGCTTCATCCCATCGAGAGAAACCAGATGCTCGTACGCCTGCATGACCTTGGCCTGTCCGTTCGACAGATCGAGCGTCTGACTGGCGTGGGCAGATACACGATTTCGAGAATCGCGAACGCCCACCGCCTCGTCGAGACTGGATGA